The Huiozyma naganishii CBS 8797 chromosome 3, complete genome genome contains a region encoding:
- the BRN1 gene encoding condensin subunit BRN1 (similar to Saccharomyces cerevisiae BRN1 (YBL097W); ancestral locus Anc_7.428): MTSIHTHLDENIGDDLFANKSTMMANFEEWIRMATDNKINSRNSWNFALIDYFYDLNVLRDNENNINFQRASATLDGCIKIYSSRVDSVSNETGKLLSGLAQRRAHAGKKTAGAEGEGDGGDEEEGSDAEDSVVIDAATGLPVAKNADATHGANRRNYNRTLETTLVEFDQIKMNQLDQELNIDPLFKKALVDFDEGGAKSLLLNTLNIDKNGRVIFDASIKDTENGTGNELDVNDESRQAEDDEADDPLEHSNIPDTSHDLSTASRNLSTLIQSDDKDTTFVAEDEILALGLDYIEFGDIAQCEVSTLLPQLRSAIDDVQMEKTFINSVNVKADNFLTEQDMKDVTTEADAGGLNEDDIPGLPYTGNGDGDESDEGSRQNNSAAGNFDDVGGVDDEEANGLANETGNYTNGEMFEKDLMAYFDQTLNSNWRGREHWKVRNIKKTLLKESDDAGGKTNRVQTASTNNSDTTSETSNDKLNEKKSSNKKQQEILDFFHFDDNLEDTVFEVKKGKNTIELAQKLRINENHYLLPDDYHFSSDKITKLFIKPEQTMSVFNHKRFKRSDRKFDSSNFGNDSSQPTNNSNVPEIADEEFWADNYDMKKQQDKVSAEEGTDIRGMQVENPFDDDEGNGVDFNQAFDDAEYDDIDHPSMENKLPNQQFDEQKPSLSEKKVNYSRVSKKVDVRKLKNNVWKSINKLTAQAQQEDTTQQVDGNKTVIELKFTDVTKQLVNQYSPEILKDISTSFCFICLLHLANEHGLQIKNTENFEDLIIQYQLLSTDNDTAATTTTG; the protein is encoded by the coding sequence cGATGAGAACATCGGGGACGACCTGTTTGCGAACAAGTCCACCATGATGGCGAACTTCGAGGAGTGGATCAGGATGGCCACGGACAACAAAATCAACTCTCGGAACAGTTGGAACTTCGCGCTCATCGACTACTTCTACGACCTCAATGTGCTCAGGGACAACGAGAACAACATCAACTTCCAGAGGGCCAGCGCGACACTCGACGGGTGCATCAAGATATACTCCTCCCGGGTCGACTCCGTGAGCAACGAGACGGGGAAGTTGCTCAGCGGGTTGGCGCAACGAAGGGCACACGCGGGGAAGAAAACGGCCGGTGCAGAGGGCGAAGGGGACGGTGgtgatgaggaagagggGAGCGATGCAGAGGACAGTGTGGTAATCGACGCGGCTACTGGATTGCCCGTTGCTAAAAATGCGGACGCTACGCACGGCGCGAACAGGAGGAATTATAATAGGACATTGGAGACTACGTTGGTCGAGTTTGACCAGATCAAGATGAACCAATTGGACCAGGAACTGAATATAGACcctttgttcaagaaagcCCTTGTGGATTTTGATGAAGGTGGAGCGAAAAGTTTGTTATTGAACACGTTGAACATCGACAAAAATGGCCGAGTGATCTTCGATGCTTCGATCAAAGATACAGAAAATGGAACTGGGAATGAGCTAGATGTGAACGATGAGTCCCGGCAGGccgaggacgacgaggcAGACGACCCACTGGAACACTCAAATATCCCTGATACCTCCCACGATTTGTCAACAGCTTCGAGAAACTTGTCCACACTAATACAATCCGACGATAAAGATACCACTTTTGTAGCAGAGGATGAGATTTTGGCGCTCGGGTTAGACTACATTGAATTCGGGGATATTGCACAGTGTGAAGTATCGACTTTACTGCCCCAGCTACGGTCTGCGATAGATGACGTCCAAATGGAGAAAACTTTTATCAATAGCGTCAACGTCAAGGCTGACAACTTCCTCACAGAGCAGGATATGAAGGATGTCACTACAGAGGCAGATGCTGGTGGATTAAATGAGGATGACATTCCAGGACTGCCATACACTGGAAATGGCGATGGCGATGAGAGCGACGAGGGAAGCAGGCAGAATAATTCAGCTGCAGGAAACTTCGATGATGTGGGAGgggttgatgatgaagaagcCAATGGACTGGCAAACGAAACTGGCAATTATACAAACGGTGAAATGTTTGAAAAGGACCTTATGGCATATTTTGACCAAACTTTGAATTCGAATTGGAGAGGCCGGGAACATTGGAAAGTACGCAACATAAAGAAAACGTTACTGAAGGAAAGTGATGATGCAGGTGGCAAAACTAATAGAGTACAAACTGCAAGTACAAATAACTCTGACACCACCTCAGAGACTTCAAATGACAAACTTAATGAGAAAAAGAGTAGtaacaaaaaacaacaagaaatttTAGACTTTTTCCATTTCGATGATAATTTGGAAGATACAGTGTTTGAAGTGaaaaagggcaagaatACAATAGAGCTTGCCCAAAAACTCCGAATCAATGAAAATCACTATCTGTTACCGGATGATTACCATTTTTCTAGCGATAAAATCACCAAACTGTTCATCAAACCAGAACAAACTATGAGTGTTTTTAATCACAAACGGTTTAAACGCAGTGATCGAAAATTTGACTCAAGCAATTTTGGTAATGACTCCTCGCAACCAACCAATAACTCTAATGTTCCTGAAATAGCCGACGAGGAATTTTGGGCGGATAATTACGATATGAAAAAGCAACAGGATAAGGTATCTGCAGAGGAGGGTACTGATATCAGAGGAATGCAAGTTGAAAACCCGttcgacgacgatgagggGAACGGTGTAGATTTCAATCAGGCATTCGACGATGCTGAGTATGATGATATTGACCACCCATCTATGGAGAATAAACTACCGAATCAACAATTTGATGAGCAAAAGCCTTCACtttcagaaaagaaagtcaACTATTCTCGTGTCTCAAAAAAGGTGGATGTCaggaagttgaagaataaTGTATGGAAATCCATCAACAAATTAACCGCGCAAgcacaacaagaagacacTACACAACAGGTAGACGGTAACAAAACGGTCATTGAATTGAAGTTCACCGACGTCACAAAGCAGTTGGTAAACCAGTACTCTCCTGAAATCTTAAAGGATATATCAACAAGTTTTTGTTTCATCTGCCTCCTGCATTTGGCCAATGAACATGgccttcaaatcaaaaaTACAGAGAACTTTGAGGATCTGATAATTCAATACCAACTACTCAGCACAGACAATGATACGGCGGCAACAACGACTACGGGCTAG
- the MRX3 gene encoding Mrx3p (similar to Saccharomyces cerevisiae YBL095W; ancestral locus Anc_7.427) → MSALRAANRLFVLPTVGFTLGVFTFIKAWPDESSTISLKDPSNSPSVDKLLHRKQPLVLQRSDVLNKIAKSTLYQELISNPSVEHLAQSEKIPSGHRPYHVGQGPLFGPSKLEIDPLIFHNLKDDTLVVFYHLGSGLSNEKNKIHKGVLSLLLDEGLCYCGFPLLPSKRGVTAKLSINFEKDVPADSTIILRAKVSKSKGRKCIIDGSLESVPSKGLLNYITGSEPTTGETFATAKCILVEPKWFKYLNWLHVF, encoded by the coding sequence ATGTCAGCTCTAAGGGCAGCCAATAGGTTATTTGTTTTACCTACGGTCGGATTCACACTTGGTGTATTCACTTTCATAAAGGCGTGGCCCGATGAATCCAGTACGATCTCTTTAAAGGATCCTTCAAATTCACCGTCCGTAGACAAGCTACTACACAGGAAGCAGCCATTGGTTCTTCAACGCTCAGACGTTCTGAATAAAATAGCCAAGTCGACATTATATCAAGAGCTGATTTCAAACCCATCGGTTGAACATCTAGCACAGAGTGAGAAAATCCCCTCTGGACACCGACCATATCATGTAGGACAAGGACCATTGTTCGGTCCCTCAAAATTAGAAATTGATCCTCTGATCTTTCATaatttgaaggatgacACACTGGTTGTCTTTTATCACCTGGGTTCGGGACTGAGTAACGAGAAAAACAAGATTCATAAAGGTGTTCTCTCTTTGCTTTTAGATGAGGGTTTATGCTACTGTGGGTTTCCCTTATTACCAAGCAAAAGAGGTGTTACGGCCAAATTATcaatcaattttgaaaaggatgTTCCTGCAGACTCAACCATAATCCTTAGGGCAAAAGTTTCCAAGAGCAAAGGTAGAAAATGCATTATTGACGGTTCATTAGAATCTGTCCCGTCAAAGGGCCTTCTAAACTACATAACAGGTAGCGAACCTACAACTGGCGAGACATTTGCGACAGCGAAATGTATCCTTGTAGAACCGAAATGGTTCAAGTATTTAAACTGGTTGCATGTATTTTGA
- the RAD30 gene encoding DNA-directed DNA polymerase eta (similar to Saccharomyces cerevisiae RAD30 (YDR419W); ancestral locus Anc_5.523), giving the protein MSKYTWRDLIKINSATDAYSSPLACLAHIDMNAFFAQVEQIRCGYSKDEPVVCVQWSSIIAVSYAARKFNISRMDTIESAMEKCPSLVPIHTAVFKKGENFWQYHDGFGSWSKDPKKQLSPEFYKVSLDPYRRESRKILKIFKEFCDVVEKASVDEVFLDLGRICFQRLMELDSSEREPAVMNFNELKDLFVRGKYDLDSKLPSIPEELKSLKFHGFVFQEENASLTDWDDVIFWLASKYVLEIRTCIQDTLGYSTSCGVARTKMLCKLGSNFKKPDAQVIILNKNINAFLDCGKFDITSFWTLGGLLGKQLVDILNLPSNRSINYIRENWQTPQELTTFITAEIKHTNFIPEHNKSDFERVDILAQKLYDISRGQFVTPLNPKPVVKTMMSNKNMRGKACSSLIDCISWLEVFCGELDSRVKELEREYNKVIMPKTVTVSLRTDKYVSFRKSGPLVHRSRSLNSEDLLKTGIKLITELNTKYNNKQACPNYYPLKNLNLSISNFEIMDIQKTIIDMFGNQTQLSKPDADSPKDSDKKIDDAYSKENAFYCDICEINSASLKEFNEHKDFHIATKLSESLNGTAEDSANLSLGEQRLLFPKKRRDKSNAKSQIKKPASKGNNNIFKYFSK; this is encoded by the coding sequence ATGTCAAAGTATACATGGAGGGATCTCATAAAGATTAATTCGGCAACAGATGCCTATTCATCGCCATTAGCATGTCTTGCGCACATAGACATGAACGCTTTCTTCGCTCAGGTGGAGCAGATACGATGCGGATATTCGAAAGACGAACCTGTTGTTTGTGTCCAGTGGAGCTCGATCATAGCAGTGTCGTACGCCGCGCGGAAATTCAATATATCCAGGATGGACACTATAGAGAGCGCGATGGAGAAATGCCCCAGTTTGGTACCAATACACACTGCGGTTTTCAAGAAGggtgaaaatttttggcaATACCATGACGGATTTGGATCTTGGAGCAAGGATCCCAAGAAACAACTCAGCCCTGAATTTTATAAAGTTTCTTTAGACCCTTATCGCAGAGAGAGCAGGaaaatcttgaagatcttcaaagagttttGCGACGTGGTGGAGAAGGCAAGTGTGGATGAAGTATTTCTAGATCTAGGCAGAATATGTTTCCAAAGACTGATGGAACTGGACAGTTCAGAACGCGAACCAGCTGTTATGAACTTTAATGAACTAAAGGATTTGTTTGTTAGGGGTAAATATGATCTGGATTCAAAACTACCAAGTATTCctgaagaattgaagagtCTAAAGTTTCATGGTTTCgttttccaagaagaaaatgctTCCCTCACTGATTGGGATGACGTAATATTTTGGCTGGCTTCCAAATACGTCCTTGAGATTAGGACATGTATCCAGGATACCTTAGGATATAGTACCTCATGTGGGGTTGCAAGAACGAAAATGCTGTGTAAATTAGGatcaaacttcaaaaaaccGGACGCCCAAGttattattttgaacaagaacattAATGCGTTCCTCGATTGTGGTAAATTTGATATCACTAGTTTTTGGACACTTGGTGGGTTGTTAGGGAAACAACTTGTGGATATCTTGAATTTACCCTCAAACCGAAGCATCAACTACATACGGGAGAATTGGCAAACACCGCAAGAATTAACAACTTTCATCACGGCTGAAATAAAGCATACCAATTTTATACCTGAGCATAATAAATCcgattttgaaagagtGGATATTTTGGCCCAAAAACTCTACGATATATCGCGAGGACAATTTGTGACGCCGTTAAATCCCAAACCCGTTGTGAAGACTATGATGTCTAACAAGAACATGCGAGGGAAAGCGTGCAGCAGTTTAATTGATTGCATTTCTTGGCTCGAGGTTTTTTGTGGGGAATTGGATTCACGGGTCAAAGAACTAGAAAGGGAATACAACAAAGTCATTATGCCCAAGACTGTAACTGTCTCTCTGAGAACAGATAAATATGTTAGTTTCAGGAAGTCAGGGCCACTTGTACACCGAAGCCGATCTTTGAACTCAGAGgatttgttgaaaacaGGAATAAAATTGATTACAGAACTAAACACcaaatacaacaacaaacaagCGTGTCCTAATTATTatcctttgaagaacttaAATTTGTCAATTTCAAACTTTGAGATTATGGACATTCAAAAAACGATTATTGACATGTTTGGAAACCAAACTCAGTTGTCGAAGCCCGACGCTGATAGCCCGAAAGATAgtgacaaaaaaatcgaCGATGCGTATTCAAAAGAGAATGCTTTTTACTGCGACATATGCGAGATAAACTCTGCATCTCTAAAAGAATTTAATGAGCACAAAGATTTTCATATTGCTACAAAGCTTTCAGAAAGTTTGAATGGTACTGCAGAAGATTCTGCAAACCTTTCCTTGGGTGAACAAAGATTACTGTTCCCAAAGAAGCGAAGGGACAAATCCAATGCAAAATCTCAAATAAAAAAACCAGCATCAAAAGGCAACAacaatatcttcaaatatttttcCAAGTAG
- the RPL12B gene encoding 60S ribosomal protein uL11 (similar to Saccharomyces cerevisiae RPL12B (YDR418W) and RPL12A (YEL054C); ancestral locus Anc_5.522): MPPKFDPTEVKYLYLRAVGGEVGASAALAPKIGPLGLSPKKVGEDIAKATKEFKGIKVTVQLKIQNRQASASVVPSASSLVITALKEPPRDRKKDKNVKHSGNIPLDEIIAIAKQMREKSFGKNLASVTKEILGTAQSVGCRVDFKNPHDIIDAINAGELEIPEN, from the coding sequence ATGCCTCCAAAGTTCGACCCAACTGAAGTTAAATACCTATACCTAAGAGCTGTCGGTGGTGAAGTTGGTGCTTCCGCTGCTTTGGCTCCAAAGATTGGTCCATTGGGTCTTTCTCCAAAGAAGGTCGGTGAAGATATCGCCAAGGCCACCAAGGAATTCAAGGGTATCAAGGTTACCGTTCAATTGAAAATCCAAAACAGACAAGCCTCTGCTTCTGTCGTCCCATCGGCTTCCTCTCTAGTCATCACTGCCTTGAAGGAACCACCTAGAGACagaaagaaggacaagaacgTCAAGCACAGTGGTAACATCCCATTAGATGAAATCATTGCGATTGCCAAACAGATGAGAGAAAAGTCCTTCGGTAAGAACTTGGCTTCCGTCACCAAGGAAATTTTGGGTACTGCCCAATCCGTTGGTTGTCGTGTCGACTTCAAGAACCCACATGATATCATTGATGCTATCAATGCTGGTGAACTTGAAATTCCAGAAAACTAA
- the SYF1 gene encoding mRNA splicing protein SYF1 (similar to Saccharomyces cerevisiae SYF1 (YDR416W); ancestral locus Anc_5.519) produces MPGKQPSKCLERYLQDKDDIAFEYELQKDDTNLVTWQRYLDHWKAQYIEDKDKRPLQHIIWLYERLVAVLYEDIDVWYDYICWIFEHRDSISIKFISGLYKRCLEQVKAPSKTKRLTLDTLCVNYMKFAVDSLDLTVIRSALDQSLGKITKKQSRLKIWEILISFLQNKLIPLTETAFEGSDFETQYEKLQFQLYTTLFGDKLQKVDQDGDIWSAQMLKRYLIICPRDRIFDTLALLARTFDYHTIKECFDKYLFKNNNDRTSLSMQMIYLRALERLNLETAYQNLLRALKQNYPEENIKLLTEETSHYIKLSKLDELCMLLTDELSNTLKFKDFFYIYNYQIDFEQAYNSVVIQELESGQIQNKTKWETILGEHMTLLESHIESYDMKLSDLKLRQNPHNIDAWKDRVNLFATIKEKCEVYSQALVTIDPLNVYTPRAFGSLWCDYATVYWTAEDYDSAREIFDTAIKVPFPYLQDLELIYANWIEKEVKLLGVERGCNMLSSILKIPDQHEVLIEKFYSHSKTVPAQTVLFNSLKLWTMYLDFLEASSNVNGLILAYEQIISLKLVTPLLITSYAQFLQTIGQKEETYKVLQRGIDLFHANPTILFQLWVVLLHQIVDDEDIQTKREEYRDSFEQALSGLNDKVSCEDIYLLYHTFEEKLEQRSTMRAIDILRRGANSIPQKFTNSKLKLWDMALSEMHDNFGAVACRPIYEECIPQIPIPRNIKHILQFVQLETEQKEYKRVRELFSYGAQLVPPSKNEDLWKVWDQFEIEHGDRESYRDMLKLKKKLESELKVDTETVSQAEGGVRFVTSTVPQNRTPLPTDKSSAVSNPEEIDIDI; encoded by the coding sequence ATGCCAGGTAAGCAGCCATCAAAATGTTTAGAGAGGTATCTACAGGATAAGGATGATATTGCTTTTGAATATGAATTACAGAAGGATGATACGAACCTTGTGACCTGGCAAAGGTACCTGGACCATTGGAAGGCCCAATATATAGAAGATAAGGATAAAAGGCCTTTACAACATATAATTTGGCTATATGAGAGGCTTGTTGCAGTTTTATACGAAGATATAGATGTTTGGTATGACTATATCTGCTGGATATTTGAGCACAGGGATAGCATCTCGATAAAATTTATCAGTGGATTGTACAAGCGATGTTTGGAGCAAGTCAAGGCCCCATCAAAGACCAAACGTCTTACTTTGGATACACTTTGCGTCAATTACATGAAATTTGCAGTAGACTCCCTCGATTTGACAGTGATAAGAAGCGCGTTAGATCAATCCTTAGGtaaaataacaaaaaagCAGAGCCGTCTTAAAATATGGGAAATACTAATATCTTTCTTGCAAAATAAACTGATACCACTAACAGAAACGGCTTTTGAAGGTAGTGATTTTGAAACTCAGTACGAAAAATTGCAGTTTCAATTGTATACTACTCTATTTGGAGATAAATTGCAGAAGGTGGATCAAGACGGCGATATTTGGTCGGCTCAAATGCTCAAAAGGTATTTAATAATATGTCCACGAGACAGAATATTTGACACTTTAGCTTTATTAGCAAGGACATTTGATTATCACACGATTAAAGAGTGCTTCGATAAGTatctcttcaagaacaacaacgatCGTACGTCTCTTTCAATGCAAATGATATATCTGCGAGCTCTGGAACGGTTGAATTTGGAAACTGCATATCAAAATCTTCTAAGAGCCCTGAAACAAAACTACCCTGAGGAGAACATCAAGTTGCTCACTGAGGAAACGAGTCATTATATCAAGCTTTCGAAATTAGACGAACTCTGTATGCTGCTCACTGATGAACTATCAAACACACTCAAATTCAAGGACTTtttctatatatacaacTACCAAATTGACTTCGAACAAGCCTACAACAGTGTGGTAATACAAGAGTTAGAAAGCGGACAAATCCAAAACAAGACCAAATGGGAAACTATTTTAGGGGAGCATATGACTCTGCTAGAAAGTCATATAGAATCATATGACATGAAACTAAGCGATTTAAAATTAAGGCAAAACCCCCATAATATAGACGCCTGGAAAGATCGTGTAAACCTCTTTGCAACcataaaagaaaaatgtgAAGTATATTCACAAGCACTTGTCACCATCGATCCTTTGAACGTTTACACACCTCGAGCATTCGGATCTTTATGGTGCGATTACGCCACCGTATATTGGACAGCAGAAGACTATGATTCTGCAAGGGAAATATTTGACACCGCAATTAAGGTCCCGTTCCCATACTTACAAGATCTAGAGCTGATATATGCAAACTGGATTGAAAAGGAAGTAAAACTTCTTGGTGTAGAGAGAGGTTGTAACATGCTCAGTTCGATTTTAAAGATCCCCGACCAACACGAAGTGCTCATTGAGAAATTCTATAGTCATAGTAAAACTGTTCCTGCACAAACTGTTTTATTCAATTCTCTAAAACTTTGGACAATGTATCTAGATTTTTTGGAGGCGAGCAGCAATGTGAACGGTTTGATCTTGGCTTACGAGCAGATAATATCACTAAAACTGGTAACACCTCTTCTAATAACAAGTTACGCTCAGTTTTTGCAAACCATTGGCCAAAAAGAGGAGACCTACAAAGTTCTTCAGAGAGGTATTGACCTTTTTCACGCTAATCCGACCATTTTGTTCCAGTTATGGGTTGTTCTTTTACACCAAATAgtcgatgatgaagatataCAAACCAAGAGGGAGGAGTATCGTGACTCTTTCGAACAGGCGTTATCTGGCCTGAATGATAAAGTTAGTTGCGAGGATATATACTTGCTTTATCATACGTTTGAAGAGAAATTGGAACAAAGGTCCACGATGAGAGCAATTGATATATTAAGAAGAGGGGCGAATTCAATTCCTCAAAAATTCACCAATAGTAAGCTCAAATTGTGGGATATGGCTCTGAGTGAGATGCACGATAATTTTGGAGCTGTTGCTTGCAGACCCATATATGAAGAGTGCATTCCTCAAATTCCTATACCGCGAAATATCAAGCACATCCTCCAATTTGTCCAATTGGAAACAGAACAGAAAGAGTACAAACGTGTTAGAGAGCTATTTTCATACGGTGCTCAGCTTGTGCCCCCTTCTAAAAACGAAGATTTATGGAAAGTATGGGATCAGTTCGAAATTGAGCACGGTGACAGGGAATCGTACAGAGATATGCTGAAACttaagaagaaactggagagTGAATTGAAGGTCGACACCGAAACGGTCAGCCAGGCTGAAGGAGGTGTGAGATTTGTCACATCCACAGTACCACAAAATCGTACACCTCTTCCAACAGATAAGTCCAGTGCGGTAAGCAATCCCGAGGAGATAGATATAGATATTTAG
- the KNAG0C04420 gene encoding putative aminopeptidase (similar to Saccharomyces cerevisiae YDR415C; ancestral locus Anc_5.517), translating to MKIGSLLISLLPLSLGSPVFSLPFGEVPFGSELRVLQLSADEFVTVPETEKLFLRRRGTNFFDITSHSGQIAGGKLKDEIPVPDYLYPTELNEIETVSKVNKMINTNSMQANLAEITSFYTRYYKSQSGFEASEWVSSKIIESTEKLPKEIVSVKHFDHKEWAQYSIIVQIKGYENPDNVVVIGSHLDSINLLLPSILPAPGADDNGSGTTTNLEALRLIVEHILSSGKTFRNTVEFHFYSAEEGGLLGSQDVYGEYRAQNKSVMAMLQQDMTGYVRDPSNEHIGVVTDYTTPALTSFMKLAIDNYLDIPYVETTCGYACSDHGSALKNGYPASFVIESDFKKTSKFIHSTLDTMDRLSLSHMAEHVKLVIGTVFELGNWPYFTKI from the coding sequence ATGAAGATTGGATCGCTCCTAATTTCTTTACTTCCCCTTTCGCTCGGGTCTCCCGTGTTTTCTCTGCCTTTTGGAGAAGTGCCCTTTGGGAGTGAACTGCGGGTGTTACAACTAAGTGCTGATGAGTTCGTGACTGTACCAGAGACAGAAAAGCTGTTTTTACGTAGAAGAGGTACCAACTTTTTTGACATTACTTCGCATTCGGGGCAAATTGCAGGCGGCAAACTCAAAGATGAAATTCCTGTTCCTGACTACCTGTACCCCACTGAGCTTAACGAAATAGAAACGGTTTCAAAAGTTAACAAAATGATTAACACCAATTCCATGCAAGCTAATCTGGCTGAGATTACCAGTTTTTATACCCGCTACTATAAATCGCAAAGTGGGTTTGAAGCGTCAGAGTGGGTTTCATCTAAAATCATAGAATCGACAGAAAAGcttccaaaagaaattgTGTCAGTGAAACATTTTGACCACAAGGAGTGGGCACAGTACTCTATTATTGTGCAGATTAAGGGATACGAAAACCCAGATAACGTTGTTGTAATTGGTTCTCATTTGGACTCTATCAACCTGTTGCTGCCCTCAATTTTACCGGCACCAGGTGCGGACGACAATGGTTCCGGTACTACGACCAACTTGGAAGCACTGAGGTTGATAGTGGAACACATCTTATCATCGGGTAAGACGTTTAGAAATACCGTCGAATTCCATTTCTATTCCGCAGAAGAAGGTGGCCTACTAGGTTCTCAAGACGTCTACGGCGAATACCGTGCGCAGAATAAATCAGTGATGGCCATGCTACAACAAGATATGACCGGCTACGTGAGAGACCCATCGAACGAACACATCGGGGTGGTTACCGATTATACTACTCCAGCGTTAACCTCTTTCATGAAGTTGGCTATTGACAATTACCTAGATATCCCCTACGTCGAAACCACCTGTGGTTATGCATGCAGCGATCATGGGAGTGCGCTTAAAAACGGTTATCCAGCCTCATTTGTAATCGAAAGCGATTTCAAGAAAACAAGTAAATTCATCCATTCAACACTAGATACCATGGACAGATTATCCTTATCCCATATGGCAGAGCACGTCAAATTGGTGATTGGGACCGTTTTTGAGTTAGGGAATTGGCCATACTTCACCAAAATATGA
- the ERD1 gene encoding Erd1p (similar to Saccharomyces cerevisiae ERD1 (YDR414C); ancestral locus Anc_5.515) yields MLTWKKEHYMATTIDVLACPSPERVNILLIFAVWFWYAILRTLRIYKVDVTTIVQVKPSYDMKQLPAHTQLERNAKQFAISLSKWAIPFHVFILLVFALWNTDDKLGWAGHIIIHTLPLFLLVLIIASIVRNCEIIRYAVKRLPLIEPVPNQMRNVYILLSDSLTSFNRPLIDFTFFTSLLFSEPLTHFDLFLSSIPSLIRIFQCLREYKLVGARSHLGNAFKYSCNLPILVCTWYSRANPDIVFAKQFQMIQIFCLLLNSTYSFFWDIKMDWSLSSFVRLRPKRIVFERYIYHVAIAVNFVIRYWWIWILFQKGAKNSVLFDEELQYLEVFRRAQWVVFKLESEYVNSPQWDKA; encoded by the coding sequence ATGTTAACGTGGAAGAAGGAACACTATATGGCAACCACAATTGATGTACTAGCTTGTCCTTCCCCCGAAAGGGTCAAcattttgttgatttttgctgtttggtTCTGGTATGCCATTCTGAGAACTCTTCGCATATACAAGGTGGACGTCACTACGATCGTCCAAGTCAAACCCTCATACGATATGAAGCAATTGCCTGCACATACTCAGTTGGAGAGAAACGCAAAACAGTTTGCTATTTCTTTGTCAAAATGGGCCATTCCTTTTCATGTTTTCATTTTATTGGTATTCGCTCTATGGAATACTGACGATAAATTAGGATGGGCAGGTCATATAATTATACACACGTTACCATTGTTTCTTTTGGTACTGATTATTGCCTCCATCGTAAGGAATTGTGAGATAATAAGATACGCTGTGAAAAGATTACCCCTGATTGAGCCGGTACCGAATCAAATGCGGAACGTTTACATTTTATTATCAGATTCCTTAACATCGTTCAATAGACCCCTGATTGATTTTACGTTTTTCACGTCACTATTATTCAGTGAACCGCTCACCCATTTTGATTTATTTCTGTCCTCCATACCGTCCCTTATCAGAATATTCCAATGTCTAAGAGAATACAAGTTGGTTGGAGCCCGGTCTCATTTGGGCAATGCGTTCAAATATTCGTGTAACTTACCCATATTGGTTTGTACATGGTATTCTAGGGCAAACCCTGATATtgtttttgcaaaacagtttcaaatGATACAAATATTTTGTCTTCTATTGAACTCTACCTATTCCTTTTTTTGGGATATCAAAATGGATTGGAGTTTGTCTAGCTTTGTGAGATTACGTCCCAAAAGAATAGTGTTTGAAAGGTACATTTATCATGTGGCGATTGCTGTCAATTTCGTAATCAGGTACTGGTGGATCTGGattcttttccaaaaaggTGCAAAAAACTCTGTGCTCTTCGACGAAGAGTTGCAATATTTGGAGGTATTTAGAAGAGCTCAGTGGGTGGTATTCAAACTCGAATCAGAATACGTAAACTCTCCACAATGGGATAAAGCGTGA